From Vitis vinifera cultivar Pinot Noir 40024 chromosome 5, ASM3070453v1, the proteins below share one genomic window:
- the LOC100249750 gene encoding PTI1-like tyrosine-protein kinase 3 isoform X2: protein MRRWLCCTCHVEEPYQSNESELLKSPRNHTDGNPKGSKVSAPVRSEVQKTAPPIEVPELSLEELKEKTDNFGSKALIGEGSYGRVYYASLNNGKAVAVKKLDVSSEPETPVEFLTQVSMVSRLKHENLVELLGYCVDGNLRVLAYEFATMGSLHDILHGRKGVQGAQPGPVLDWMQRVRIAVDAARGLEYLHEKVQPSIIHRDIRSSNVLLFEDFKAKIADFNLSNQAPDMAARLHSTRVLGTFGYHAPEYAMTGQLTQKSDVYSFGVVLLELLTGRKPVDHTMPRGQQSLVTWATPRLSEDKVKQCVDPKLKGEYPPKGVAKLAAVAALCVQYEAEFRPNMSIVVKALQPLLKAAAPAPEV, encoded by the exons ATGCGGAGGTGGCTCTGTTGTACTTGTCACGTGGAAGAGCCTTACCAGTCAAATGAAAGCGAGCTCTTGAAAAGCCCCAGGAACCACACAGATG GAAACCCAAAAGGCTCAAAGGTGTCAGCTCCTGTTAGAAGTGAAGTGCAAAAGACAGCACCCCCTATTGAAGTACCTGAATTGTCTCTGGAAGAACTAAAGGAAAAGACTGACAATTTTGGATCAAAGGCATtgattggggaaggatcctatGGAAGAGTATATTACGCCAGCTTGAATAATGGAAAAGCTGTGGCTGTAAAAAAACTTGATGTTTCATCTGAGCCTGAGACCCCTGTCGAATTTTTAACTCAG GTTTCCATGGTTTCAAGATTGAAGCACGAAAATCTGGTTGAGTTGCTTGGTTATTGTGTGGACGGAAACCTCCGTGTGTTGGCATACGAGTTTGCAACCATGGGATCTCTGCACGACATTTTGCATG GCAGAAAGGGAGTCCAGGGGGCACAACCAGGTCCTGTGCTTGACTGGATGCAACGGGTGAGAATTGCTGTTGATGCAGCTCGGGGATTGGAGTATCTCCATGAAAAGGTTCAACCTTCCATAATACATAGAGATATCAGATCTAGCAATGTGCTCCTATTTGAAGACTTTAAAGCCAAGATTGCAGATTTTAATCTTTCAAATCAGGCTCCTGACATGGCTGCTCGCCTTCATTCTACTCGAGTCCTGGGGACCTTTGGCTATCATGCACCAGA GTATGCAATGACTGGACAATTGACTCAGAAGAGTGATGTGTATAGTTTTGGAGTTGTTCTGTTAGAGCTTCTAACTGGGAGAAAACCTGTTGATCATACCATGCCTCGTGGACAACAAAGTCTGGTCACCTGG GCTACTCCAAGACTGAGTGAAGACAAAGTTAAACAATGTGTAGATCCCAAACTAAAGGGAGAATATCCTCCGAAAGGAGTTGCTAAG CTGGCAGCTGTGGCAGCATTATGTGTTCAGTACGAAGCTGAGTTCCGGCCAAATATGAGCATCGTTGTGAAGGCTCTCCAACCGCTTTTAAAGGCTGCTGCCCCAGCTCCTGAGGTTTAA
- the LOC104879429 gene encoding uncharacterized protein LOC104879429, with protein MMLPNPRSQTIVAAEGASQTQISNIDAAEDDFSNQAAAENGNQTENSNQTTDEGVVADDGSQAQIRNQVSGEDSSQTEISNQVAAEDGTGTEFKLMDVSFYRAAAESNINILKHILEQDGPVVQLTHKKNTVLHIAAQFGQLHCVNLILQFPSFSSLLLLPNLKGDTPLHLAAREGHWVVTQALIQAAKALPSGSGIGVDKMILRMTNNENDTALHEAVRYNHPDVLKLLILEDPDFIYGAKFSGGTPLYMAAERGFHDLVQVIIDNTRTSPAHSGLMGRTALHAAVICNNEDMMKKILEWKSDLTKEVDNNGWSPLHCAAYLGYTSIVRLEKCDKSVVYLRVKNESITRQLFILQPAVAI; from the exons ATGATGCTACCCAACCCAAGATCTCAAACCATTGTTGCTGCTGAAGGAGCTAGCCAAACCCAGATCTCCAACATTGATGCAGCAGAAGATGATTTCTCAAACCAGGCGGCAGCTGAAAATGGTAACCAAACTGAAAACTCAAACCAGACCACTGATGAAGGAGTTGTAGCTGATGATGGCAGCCAAGCCCAGATTAGGAACCAGGTTTCAGGTGAAGATAGTAGCCAAACTGAGATCTCAAACCAGGTGGCAGCTGAAGATGGTACCGGAACTGAGTTCAAACTCATGGATGTTAGTTTTTACAGGGCTGCAGCAGAAAGCAATATCAACATCCTAAAGCATATTTTAGAACAGGATGGTCCAGTAGTTCAGTTAACCCACAAAAAGAACACAGTCCTCCATATTGCAGCCCAATTTGGTCAACTCCACTGTGTTAATTTGATCCTTCAGTTTCCTTCATTTTCATCTCTACTGCTACTGCCTAATCTGAAAGGGGACACTCCTCTTCACCTTGCAGCAAGGGAAGGGCATTGGGTGGTCACACAAGCTCTTATTCAAGCTGCAAAAGCACTTCCCAGCGGAAGTGGGATTGGAGTAGATAAAATGATACTGAGGATGACAAATAATGAGAATGATACAGCCTTGCATGAGGCAGTGCGATATAATCACCCTGATGTGCTGAAGTTATTGATCCTGGAAGATCCAGATTTCATCTATGGTGCCAAATTTTCTGGTGGAACCCCTCTTTATATGGCTGCCGAGAGAGGATTCCACGACTTGGTGCAAGTAATCATAGACAACACTCGCACCTCACCTGCTCACAGTGGCCTCATGGGTAGGACGGCTCTGCATGCTGCTGTGATTTGCAATAATGAAG atatgatgaagaaaataCTTGAATGGAAGTCAGATCTAACAAAAGAAGTTGATAACAATGGGTGGTCTCCACTACATTGTGCTGCATATCTGGGTTATACTTCAATTGTGAGGCTAGAGAAATGTGACAAGAGTGTAGTCTATCTTAGAGTAAAAAATGAGAGCATAACAAGACAACTCTTCATATTGCAGCCAGCTGTGGCAATATAG
- the LOC100249750 gene encoding PTI1-like tyrosine-protein kinase 1 isoform X1 translates to MGGGEFRRPGLVAYAPPPGYFVLENNITLEDISVTKRGRMRRWLCCTCHVEEPYQSNESELLKSPRNHTDGNPKGSKVSAPVRSEVQKTAPPIEVPELSLEELKEKTDNFGSKALIGEGSYGRVYYASLNNGKAVAVKKLDVSSEPETPVEFLTQVSMVSRLKHENLVELLGYCVDGNLRVLAYEFATMGSLHDILHGRKGVQGAQPGPVLDWMQRVRIAVDAARGLEYLHEKVQPSIIHRDIRSSNVLLFEDFKAKIADFNLSNQAPDMAARLHSTRVLGTFGYHAPEYAMTGQLTQKSDVYSFGVVLLELLTGRKPVDHTMPRGQQSLVTWATPRLSEDKVKQCVDPKLKGEYPPKGVAKLAAVAALCVQYEAEFRPNMSIVVKALQPLLKAAAPAPEV, encoded by the exons ATGGGTGGGGGCGAGTTTCGTCGGCCCGGTTTGGTG GCATATGCTCCTCCTCCTGGCTACTTCGTATTGGAGAATAACATTACTCTAGAGGATATTTCTGTGACTAAAAGAGGCAGGATGCGGAGGTGGCTCTGTTGTACTTGTCACGTGGAAGAGCCTTACCAGTCAAATGAAAGCGAGCTCTTGAAAAGCCCCAGGAACCACACAGATG GAAACCCAAAAGGCTCAAAGGTGTCAGCTCCTGTTAGAAGTGAAGTGCAAAAGACAGCACCCCCTATTGAAGTACCTGAATTGTCTCTGGAAGAACTAAAGGAAAAGACTGACAATTTTGGATCAAAGGCATtgattggggaaggatcctatGGAAGAGTATATTACGCCAGCTTGAATAATGGAAAAGCTGTGGCTGTAAAAAAACTTGATGTTTCATCTGAGCCTGAGACCCCTGTCGAATTTTTAACTCAG GTTTCCATGGTTTCAAGATTGAAGCACGAAAATCTGGTTGAGTTGCTTGGTTATTGTGTGGACGGAAACCTCCGTGTGTTGGCATACGAGTTTGCAACCATGGGATCTCTGCACGACATTTTGCATG GCAGAAAGGGAGTCCAGGGGGCACAACCAGGTCCTGTGCTTGACTGGATGCAACGGGTGAGAATTGCTGTTGATGCAGCTCGGGGATTGGAGTATCTCCATGAAAAGGTTCAACCTTCCATAATACATAGAGATATCAGATCTAGCAATGTGCTCCTATTTGAAGACTTTAAAGCCAAGATTGCAGATTTTAATCTTTCAAATCAGGCTCCTGACATGGCTGCTCGCCTTCATTCTACTCGAGTCCTGGGGACCTTTGGCTATCATGCACCAGA GTATGCAATGACTGGACAATTGACTCAGAAGAGTGATGTGTATAGTTTTGGAGTTGTTCTGTTAGAGCTTCTAACTGGGAGAAAACCTGTTGATCATACCATGCCTCGTGGACAACAAAGTCTGGTCACCTGG GCTACTCCAAGACTGAGTGAAGACAAAGTTAAACAATGTGTAGATCCCAAACTAAAGGGAGAATATCCTCCGAAAGGAGTTGCTAAG CTGGCAGCTGTGGCAGCATTATGTGTTCAGTACGAAGCTGAGTTCCGGCCAAATATGAGCATCGTTGTGAAGGCTCTCCAACCGCTTTTAAAGGCTGCTGCCCCAGCTCCTGAGGTTTAA